The following coding sequences lie in one Flavobacterium sediminis genomic window:
- a CDS encoding OmpA family protein, which translates to MKTLYITLFMISCFLTGQAQLSQLNTADKKYKNYSYVDAIDIYEKVADKGYKSPELFKKLGNSYYFNGELDQAAKWYGELFALDEKNLEPEYYFRYSQALKANGDYKKANKYLEVFNEKTDDSRGKRYARNKDYLNIIDRNSGKYTIDTTNLNSEYSDYGLAPFGKEFVFTSARTDGALYHKIHDWTNQNFTDLYSASRNEDGSFSTPENFSKEINTKFNEASPTFTKDGKTMYFTRNNFNNGKKGKDEDKSTLVKIYKATLENGEWKNVEELPFNSDNYSTAHPVLSKDEKTLFFASDMPGGFGNSDIYKVSINGNSFGKPENLGKVINTEGRESFPFVDDDNNLFFASDGQLGLGGLDIFESKWKDGEYQTPINLAKPINSSMDDFAFIIDKDKKGYFTSNRESSKGYDDIYSFAYCQQTIYGIVTDIDTDELLPGSSVIIFDENMNKLSETTANDKAYYEFTNLDCQTKYNVRVSKEEYETSERMIATAEKDGKTEANFALKRNVFPVEEGTDLAKIFDISIIYFDLDKWNIRPDAAKDLQKIVEVMKQYPDMEVAIRSHTDSRQTHRYNEILSDKRAKSTLEFMVKNGIERRRLTAKGYGETELVNGCSDGVPCSEEEHQKNRRSEFIVTKMN; encoded by the coding sequence ATGAAAACACTATATATCACATTATTTATGATAAGCTGCTTTTTAACCGGACAAGCACAGCTCTCTCAGTTAAACACGGCAGACAAGAAGTATAAAAACTATTCATACGTAGATGCTATTGACATTTACGAAAAAGTAGCTGATAAAGGATACAAGTCTCCTGAGTTATTCAAAAAACTCGGTAATTCCTATTACTTTAATGGCGAATTAGATCAGGCTGCTAAATGGTATGGTGAATTATTTGCTTTAGACGAAAAAAACCTTGAACCTGAATATTATTTCAGATATTCCCAAGCTTTAAAAGCCAATGGTGACTACAAAAAAGCAAATAAATACTTGGAGGTATTTAATGAAAAAACTGATGATTCAAGAGGAAAACGTTATGCCAGAAATAAAGATTATCTGAACATTATTGATAGAAATTCAGGAAAATATACCATTGACACAACTAACCTGAATTCTGAATATTCCGATTACGGCTTAGCTCCTTTCGGGAAAGAATTCGTTTTTACTTCAGCCAGAACGGACGGAGCTCTTTATCATAAAATTCACGATTGGACCAATCAGAACTTTACGGATCTATATTCGGCCTCCAGAAATGAAGACGGAAGTTTTTCTACTCCTGAAAACTTTTCTAAAGAAATAAATACCAAATTTAACGAAGCTTCTCCGACTTTTACTAAAGACGGGAAAACCATGTATTTTACCCGAAATAACTTTAATAACGGTAAAAAAGGAAAAGACGAAGATAAAAGTACCTTGGTAAAAATTTACAAAGCAACTTTAGAGAATGGGGAATGGAAAAACGTTGAAGAATTGCCTTTCAATAGCGATAATTACAGCACGGCGCATCCGGTTTTAAGCAAAGACGAAAAAACGTTATTCTTTGCATCTGATATGCCGGGAGGCTTTGGTAATTCAGATATTTACAAGGTAAGTATAAATGGTAATTCTTTCGGAAAACCTGAAAATTTAGGAAAAGTAATCAATACCGAAGGACGCGAAAGTTTTCCGTTCGTAGACGACGATAATAATTTATTCTTTGCTTCAGACGGGCAATTGGGCTTAGGTGGTCTGGATATCTTTGAATCTAAATGGAAAGACGGAGAATACCAAACTCCGATTAATCTTGCTAAACCTATCAACAGTTCGATGGATGACTTTGCTTTCATAATTGATAAAGATAAAAAAGGATATTTTACTTCAAATCGTGAAAGTAGCAAAGGTTATGATGACATTTATTCCTTTGCTTATTGCCAGCAAACTATCTATGGTATTGTAACAGATATTGATACGGATGAATTACTTCCGGGATCAAGCGTTATCATCTTTGATGAAAATATGAATAAATTGTCGGAAACAACAGCTAACGACAAAGCGTATTATGAGTTTACCAATCTGGATTGCCAAACAAAATATAATGTAAGAGTATCAAAAGAAGAATATGAAACTTCTGAAAGAATGATCGCTACTGCAGAAAAAGATGGTAAAACAGAAGCCAATTTTGCTTTAAAAAGAAATGTATTCCCTGTAGAAGAGGGAACTGATCTTGCCAAAATATTTGACATCAGTATCATTTATTTTGATCTGGATAAATGGAATATTCGACCTGATGCTGCTAAAGATTTACAAAAAATAGTAGAGGTTATGAAGCAATATCCTGATATGGAAGTTGCCATTCGCTCTCACACTGATAGTAGACAGACTCATCGCTACAATGAAATTTTGAGTGATAAAAGGGCGAAATCTACTCTGGAATTTATGGTTAAAAATGGAATTGAAAGACGTAGATTGACCGCTAAAGGTTATGGTGAAACAGAATTAGTTAACGGTTGCTCAGACGGTGTTCCTTGTAGTGAAGAAGAGCACCAGAAAAACAGAAGAAGTGAATTTATTGTTACCAAAATGAATTAG
- a CDS encoding CAP domain-containing protein, which produces MKMKRNVINLFALLFTIVLTSCSAESVEDSITTTETQKNYSHSNEELEVLDLINTYRVNQGLTPLSIIEHISYKSNEHNNYMVSVNAVNHDGFEQRKVNFENVLGAYRVGENVAFGYSSPQSVVNAWIASSGHLSNIEGDYTHFGISITLDAEGRKYYTNMFIKK; this is translated from the coding sequence ATGAAGATGAAGAGAAATGTTATTAACCTTTTTGCCCTTCTGTTTACAATTGTTTTAACCTCCTGTAGTGCCGAGAGTGTAGAGGATAGCATAACCACTACAGAGACCCAAAAAAATTACAGCCATTCTAATGAAGAATTAGAAGTGCTGGATTTAATTAATACTTATCGAGTTAACCAAGGGTTAACTCCTTTAAGTATTATTGAGCACATTTCCTACAAATCCAATGAGCATAATAATTATATGGTTTCTGTTAACGCAGTGAATCATGATGGCTTTGAGCAGAGAAAAGTAAACTTTGAAAATGTATTAGGAGCTTACAGAGTAGGAGAGAATGTCGCATTCGGTTATTCATCACCACAATCGGTTGTAAATGCCTGGATTGCCAGTTCCGGTCACCTTAGTAATATTGAAGGGGATTATACACATTTTGGTATTTCAATTACTTTAGATGCTGAAGGTCGAAAATATTACACAAATATGTTCATAAAAAAATAA
- the pdxH gene encoding pyridoxamine 5'-phosphate oxidase yields MSDLSNYRKSYEKSELQENNIPEDPINLFHRWFYEVEEFGGVDEVNAMTVSTIGLDGFPKARVVLLKKFNEEGFVFYTNYNSEKGKAIQQNPNICLSFFWHSMERQVIIKGIAEKTSKLDSDNYFASRPDGSKLGAIVSPQSEVIPNREFLEDKLKELEKEFEGKEIPRPENWGGFLVRPVEVEFWQGRPNRLHDRIRYRLLEDYIWKIERLSS; encoded by the coding sequence ATGTCAGATTTAAGTAATTACCGTAAATCGTACGAAAAGAGCGAATTACAGGAAAATAATATACCGGAAGATCCTATTAATTTATTTCACCGTTGGTTTTATGAAGTAGAAGAATTCGGCGGAGTTGATGAAGTAAATGCAATGACGGTTTCGACCATAGGACTGGATGGTTTTCCGAAAGCCAGAGTAGTGCTTTTAAAAAAATTTAATGAAGAAGGTTTTGTTTTTTATACGAATTACAATTCAGAAAAAGGAAAAGCAATACAGCAGAATCCGAATATTTGTCTTTCTTTTTTTTGGCATTCTATGGAACGTCAGGTTATCATAAAAGGGATTGCAGAAAAAACATCTAAACTGGATTCGGACAATTATTTTGCTTCCCGTCCGGACGGAAGTAAACTTGGGGCTATTGTTTCACCACAAAGTGAAGTGATCCCAAACAGAGAATTTCTGGAAGATAAATTAAAAGAACTGGAAAAAGAATTTGAAGGGAAGGAGATTCCGAGACCTGAAAACTGGGGCGGATTTTTAGTTCGTCCGGTTGAAGTTGAATTTTGGCAAGGCAGACCCAATCGTTTGCATGACAGAATACGCTACAGGTTGCTTGAAGATTATATATGGAAGATCGAGCGTTTGTCTTCTTAA
- the porQ gene encoding type IX secretion system protein PorQ codes for MYKKYQFYLLLFITFSTYSQIGGKYVYQFLNLSQSPRQAALGGKTVTVVDYDVNQAVYNPATINPEMHNRLAVNYGSYYGEVSYGTAAYAYTWDRHVQTFHASATYVNYGTFEGRDEMGNLTSDFTGSEAALSFGYAYNIPWTDMYIGTNVKLISSTLESYNSWGAATDLGFLYIDEKNDINYGIAVRNLGFQIKPYADTREKLPLAIDAGISQLMEHVPIRWHVTMENLQEWNIAFSNPNRAETSLDGETQEEKVSFFNNALRHLILGAELFPEKGFNIRLGYNFRRGEELRIVDQRNFSGISVGVGIRFGKIKFDYSYSRYTLAANTSLFGLMINLDNE; via the coding sequence ATGTATAAAAAATATCAATTCTACTTATTACTTTTTATTACGTTTTCTACATATAGTCAAATAGGTGGCAAATACGTGTATCAATTTTTAAACTTATCTCAATCGCCACGTCAGGCAGCCTTAGGAGGAAAAACAGTAACAGTAGTTGATTATGATGTTAATCAGGCTGTGTATAACCCGGCAACTATTAATCCGGAAATGCATAATCGATTGGCTGTAAACTACGGAAGTTATTACGGAGAAGTGTCTTACGGTACAGCTGCTTATGCGTACACTTGGGATCGGCACGTTCAAACGTTTCATGCCAGTGCTACTTATGTAAACTACGGAACTTTTGAAGGGAGAGATGAAATGGGAAATCTCACAAGTGATTTTACCGGAAGTGAAGCAGCATTGTCCTTTGGCTATGCCTATAATATACCGTGGACGGATATGTATATTGGAACCAATGTAAAATTGATTTCTTCGACTTTAGAGAGTTACAATTCCTGGGGAGCTGCAACTGATCTGGGCTTTTTGTATATTGATGAAAAAAATGACATCAATTACGGTATTGCCGTTCGTAATCTTGGGTTTCAAATCAAACCTTACGCTGATACCCGTGAAAAGCTTCCTCTTGCCATTGATGCCGGAATTTCTCAATTGATGGAACATGTACCGATCAGATGGCACGTTACCATGGAAAATCTACAAGAATGGAACATTGCTTTTTCTAATCCCAATAGAGCAGAGACAAGTTTAGACGGGGAAACGCAAGAAGAAAAAGTTTCATTTTTCAATAATGCACTTCGTCACTTAATTTTAGGCGCTGAGCTTTTTCCGGAAAAGGGATTTAATATTCGCTTAGGATACAATTTTAGAAGAGGAGAAGAGCTACGGATCGTGGATCAGAGAAATTTTTCAGGTATTTCTGTCGGGGTCGGAATCCGTTTCGGAAAAATAAAATTTGATTATTCTTACTCTCGCTATACTTTGGCGGCCAATACAAGTTTGTTTGGTTTAATGATCAATTTAGATAACGAATAA
- the lon gene encoding endopeptidase La, giving the protein MPNTKILSLDNLSLQDMQTDAELIPLLTPEDEEEMNNELLPNDLPILPLRNTVLFPGVVIPITAGRDKSIKLINDANATGKVIGVVAQKDEVVEEPTPNDIYHIGTVARIIRVLKMPDGNTTVILQGKKRFEIDAFTQEEPYLKATIKEVPEVRPEKEDQEFSTIIDSIKELAIEIIKESPNIPTEATFAIRNIESNPFLINFVSSNMNLSVVDKQNLLSVHNLKDRALETLRFMNMELQKLELKNDIQSKVRFDLDQQQREYFLQQQMKTIQEELGGVSHEAEIEEMREKAKAKKWDEKIAKHFEKEVSKLQRTNPNSPDFGIQRNYLEVMLELPWSEYTKDNFDLKRAQKILDRDHYGLEDVKKRIVEHLAVLKLRNDMKSPILCLYGPPGVGKTSIGKSIAEALGREYVRMSLGGLRDEAEIRGHRKTYIGAMPGRIIQSIKKAKTSNPVFVLDEIDKLSSSHNGDPSSALLEVLDPEQNTEFHDNFLEIGYDLSKVLFIATSNSLSTIQPALRDRMEIIEMSGYTIEEKVEIAKNHLLPKQLKEHGLTEKDLQIGKRQLEKIIVGYTRESGVRGLEKKIAQMVRHAAKSIAMEEPYNIKVTDEDILEVLKAPRLERDKYENNETAGVVTGLAWTSVGGDILFIESTISKGKGAMTMTGNLGTVMKESVTIAMEYIKSNAEDLGITPEILEKYNIHIHVPEGATPKDGPSAGIAMLTSMVSSFTQKRVKKSLAMTGEITLRGKVLPVGGIKEKILAAKRANIKEIILCSENKRDIDEIKPEYLKGLMFHYVDTMKEVIDLAITDQKAKNAKKL; this is encoded by the coding sequence ATGCCAAATACAAAAATATTATCCTTGGACAATTTGTCACTTCAAGACATGCAAACCGATGCAGAATTGATTCCTTTATTGACTCCGGAAGATGAGGAGGAAATGAATAATGAATTATTGCCGAATGATTTGCCGATTTTACCACTACGGAACACAGTTCTGTTTCCGGGTGTGGTTATTCCTATTACTGCCGGAAGGGATAAATCAATAAAACTGATTAATGATGCAAATGCAACCGGAAAAGTGATCGGGGTAGTGGCTCAAAAGGATGAAGTTGTTGAAGAGCCAACACCTAACGATATTTACCATATTGGTACAGTAGCTCGTATCATCAGAGTTTTAAAAATGCCTGATGGTAATACTACTGTGATCTTACAAGGTAAAAAACGCTTTGAGATAGATGCTTTTACGCAAGAAGAACCTTATTTAAAAGCAACTATAAAAGAGGTGCCTGAAGTTCGTCCGGAAAAAGAAGATCAGGAGTTTTCTACCATTATAGATTCAATTAAAGAATTAGCAATTGAAATCATAAAGGAAAGTCCGAATATTCCAACGGAAGCAACTTTTGCCATCAGAAATATTGAAAGTAATCCGTTCCTGATAAACTTTGTATCTTCAAATATGAATTTGTCAGTTGTGGATAAGCAGAATTTACTTTCTGTACATAATCTGAAAGACAGAGCTTTGGAAACGTTGCGCTTCATGAATATGGAACTTCAAAAATTAGAATTAAAAAATGACATTCAGTCAAAAGTTCGTTTTGATTTAGACCAGCAGCAACGTGAATATTTCTTACAGCAGCAAATGAAAACCATCCAGGAAGAACTAGGAGGGGTTTCTCATGAGGCTGAAATAGAAGAAATGCGAGAGAAAGCAAAAGCTAAAAAATGGGATGAAAAAATAGCCAAGCATTTCGAAAAAGAAGTTTCTAAATTGCAACGTACCAATCCGAATTCTCCTGATTTCGGTATTCAGAGAAACTATTTAGAGGTTATGTTAGAATTGCCTTGGAGTGAATATACCAAAGATAATTTTGATTTAAAACGAGCTCAAAAAATTCTCGATCGGGATCATTATGGGTTGGAAGATGTTAAAAAGCGTATTGTTGAACATTTAGCAGTTTTAAAACTGCGCAACGATATGAAATCGCCTATTTTATGTTTATACGGACCTCCGGGAGTTGGTAAAACCTCGATCGGGAAATCAATTGCAGAAGCTCTTGGCAGAGAATATGTTCGTATGTCTCTAGGTGGTTTGAGAGATGAGGCTGAAATCCGTGGTCATAGAAAAACATATATAGGAGCTATGCCGGGAAGAATCATTCAGTCTATTAAAAAAGCAAAAACATCCAATCCGGTATTTGTGTTGGATGAAATTGATAAATTATCGTCGAGCCATAACGGAGACCCTTCTTCTGCTTTGTTAGAGGTATTAGATCCGGAACAAAATACAGAATTTCACGATAATTTCCTCGAAATAGGTTATGATCTGTCAAAAGTACTGTTCATTGCTACGTCCAATAGTTTATCAACCATACAGCCTGCTCTTCGCGACAGAATGGAGATCATTGAGATGTCGGGTTATACTATTGAAGAAAAAGTAGAGATCGCTAAGAACCACTTGTTACCGAAACAATTAAAAGAACACGGATTAACAGAAAAAGATTTACAGATCGGGAAACGACAATTAGAAAAAATCATTGTGGGCTATACCCGAGAATCCGGAGTACGTGGTTTGGAAAAGAAAATAGCGCAAATGGTTCGACATGCCGCAAAATCTATTGCTATGGAAGAACCCTATAATATCAAAGTTACAGACGAAGATATTCTTGAAGTATTAAAAGCACCTCGTTTAGAAAGAGATAAGTACGAAAATAATGAAACTGCAGGTGTGGTTACCGGTTTGGCATGGACTTCTGTAGGCGGAGATATCTTATTCATTGAATCGACGATTTCTAAAGGTAAAGGCGCTATGACCATGACCGGTAATTTAGGGACCGTAATGAAAGAATCAGTTACGATTGCTATGGAATATATTAAATCAAATGCTGAAGACCTTGGTATTACTCCTGAGATTTTAGAAAAATATAATATTCATATCCATGTTCCGGAGGGAGCAACACCTAAAGACGGACCTAGTGCCGGTATAGCAATGTTAACCTCTATGGTGTCCAGCTTTACACAAAAACGTGTGAAAAAAAGTCTGGCAATGACAGGTGAGATTACCTTGAGGGGCAAAGTATTGCCGGTAGGTGGTATCAAAGAGAAAATATTAGCGGCTAAGAGAGCAAATATCAAAGAGATTATTTTGTGCTCGGAAAACAAACGCGATATTGATGAAATTAAACCGGAATATTTAAAAGGTTTAATGTTCCACTATGTGGATACTATGAAAGAAGTTATTGATTTAGCAATAACCGATCAAAAAGCTAAAAATGCTAAAAAGCTTTAA